Proteins found in one Coffea eugenioides isolate CCC68of chromosome 5, Ceug_1.0, whole genome shotgun sequence genomic segment:
- the LOC113771383 gene encoding spermidine hydroxycinnamoyl transferase-like, translating into MELNCNSAGAQLLEAVCRETLDQIGDLSPSPLFHNLVPSLNYNDMKNLPLLVIQVTKFKDENIALGIAISHIIADGQSAFHFIIEWARLVSGNSIFTKPFLDRRVLRGDSRVPRSGGERIDVNSHAANPHLPLPIVIGETSAKIQQEKKTSIDLLILSTKEIEFLKSLASDGIVPAMKRPYSTFEVISAHLWRCACRARLLIHEQPTVLSFPINFRKLIQPPLPVGYFGNAILDIRSMDFSGNLLTGTLANTAAKIRKTILAVTSEFLYSEIEFLQMQTDLSKFQERHDYMEYLGNPNLTISSWLTFPFNSLDFGWGKSLGMVEASHNGDGDFVLHGDRHSGVVVSMCFQEEYIKSFKYYFYEIFGDMNKKD; encoded by the coding sequence ATGGAGTTAAATTGCAATTCCGCCGGAGCTCAACTACTTGAAGCCGTTTGTCGGGAAACTCTTGATCAAATAGGAGATTTGTCACCAAGTCCATTGTTTCATAATCTTGTCCCTTCACTGAACTACAATGATATGAAAAATCTCCCATTGTTGGTCATACAAGTGACAAAATTCAAAGATGAGAATATTGCTCTCGGCATAGCCATCTCACATATAATTGCTGATGGACAGAGTGCATTCCACTTCATTATAGAATGGGCTCGCTTAGTGAGTGGCAACAGCATTTTCACTAAACCCTTCCTAGACAGGAGAGTTCTACGAGGTGATTCAAGGGTTCCAAGAAGTGGTGGAGAAAGAATAGATGTGAATTCGCACGCTGCAAATCCTCATTTACCATTACCAATAGTGATCGGGGAAACAAGTGCAAAAatccaacaagagaagaaaacttCAATAGATTTGCTAATACTATCGACAAAAGAAATTGAGTTTTTGAAGAGTCTTGCCAGTGATGGCATAGTTCCCGCTATGAAACGGCCCTATAGCACATTTGAGGTGATTTCGGCACACCTGTGGCGATGTGCATGCAGGGCCAGACTACTCATCCATGAACAGCCTACAGTCTTGTCCTTCCCAATTAATTTTCGCaaacttattcaaccaccattGCCTGTTGGATATTTTGGTAATGCAATTCTTGATATCCGATCCATGGATTTCTCTGGCAACTTGTTAACAGGTACATTGGCTAATACAGCAGCCAAGATAAGGAAGACCATCCTAGCAGTAACAAGTGAATTTCTATATTCCGAGATTGAATTTCTGCAGATGCAAACAGATTTATCCAAATTTCAAGAAAGACATGACTATATGGAATATCTCGGCAATCCTAACCTCACCATTTCAAGCTGGTTGACGTTCCCATTCAATAGCCTGGATTTTGGCTGGGGGAAATCATTAGGCATGGTTGAAGCATCTCACAATGGGGATGGGGATTTTGTTCTTCATGGTGACCGTCACAGTGGAGTAGTGGTTAGTATGTGTTTCCAAGAGGAATATATCAAGAGTTTCAAATATTACTTTTATGAGATATTTGGAGATATGAATAAGAAGGATTGA